A stretch of Geomonas oryzisoli DNA encodes these proteins:
- a CDS encoding class 1 fructose-bisphosphatase, with translation MPAAPGTSKFQIELRRHLRGQNISDNLVHLICEIAEASKYVINAVRTGDLGVAGTSNLYGEEQLALDVLSDRIMRKRLIHSGVVCNIASEEMDEIYQAQASADGLYSVAYDPLDGSSLVDVNLAVGTIVSIYEGCDLLQPGRNQVAAMYILYGPRVSLVYTVGDGVHEFTMNNLMEFTLTRENIRMQEEGNIYAPGGLRNKYNDGDEKFIRHLEAKGCKLRYSGGFVPDINQVLMKGKGIFMYPALKGSPNGKLRVLFELNPMAFIIEHAGGAASNGNIPILDIVPESLDQRAPIYIGCKADVKAATDFLVDQQAAPAAAASFVNG, from the coding sequence ATGCCAGCCGCACCGGGAACGTCGAAATTCCAGATAGAACTGCGCCGTCATCTGCGTGGTCAGAACATCAGTGACAACCTCGTGCATCTCATTTGCGAGATTGCCGAGGCCAGCAAGTACGTCATCAACGCGGTGCGCACCGGTGACCTGGGTGTCGCCGGTACCTCGAACCTCTACGGCGAGGAGCAGCTTGCCCTCGACGTGCTCTCCGACCGCATCATGAGGAAACGTCTGATCCACTCCGGCGTGGTCTGCAACATCGCTTCCGAGGAGATGGACGAGATCTACCAGGCCCAGGCCAGCGCCGACGGGCTCTACTCGGTCGCCTACGATCCCCTCGACGGTTCCTCGCTGGTCGACGTCAACCTCGCCGTGGGCACCATCGTTTCCATCTACGAAGGATGCGACCTGCTCCAGCCCGGCCGCAACCAGGTCGCCGCCATGTACATCCTCTACGGACCGAGGGTTTCCCTGGTCTACACCGTGGGCGACGGCGTGCACGAATTCACCATGAACAACCTGATGGAGTTCACCCTGACCCGCGAGAACATCAGGATGCAGGAAGAGGGGAACATCTACGCCCCCGGCGGCCTCAGGAACAAGTACAACGACGGCGACGAGAAGTTCATCCGCCACCTGGAGGCCAAGGGATGCAAGCTGCGCTACTCCGGCGGCTTCGTGCCCGACATCAACCAGGTGCTGATGAAAGGGAAGGGGATCTTCATGTACCCGGCCCTCAAGGGTTCGCCCAACGGGAAACTGCGCGTGCTGTTCGAACTGAACCCGATGGCATTCATCATCGAGCACGCAGGCGGCGCCGCCAGCAACGGCAACATCCCGATCCTCGACATCGTCCCCGAGTCGCTGGACCAGAGGGCGCCGATCTACATCGGCTGCAAGGCCGACGTGAAGGCCGCCACCGATTTCCTCGTCGACCAGCAAGCGGCACCGGCCGCCGCGGCATCGTTTGTCAACGGCTAG
- a CDS encoding response regulator has translation MKGNILIADDEDMIRELINITLSKEGFTCFQAGSAEEGLDIINSQQLDLALLDIMMPGRSGIDLLKDIKQVTPDTTVLMITAMNDMDTALSCIHNGAEDYITKPFNLDRVLLTVKNTLEKRRLVMENKEYQANLELKVREQTEVIRTVMGEINLAYEHTLAALIRALDAREKEVGSHSERVMAYTCLLAEKAGIGAEERIIMGKGALLHDIGKIGVSDNILLKPGKLDDEEWKVMRQHPKIGYDILAGIKYFTDAAELVLFHHERYDGTGYPHRAAGEAIPISARIFSLVDTLDAMTSDRPYRKALSFQAVLDEVVRCSGEQFDPKLVDVFLSIPKEEWEKAAGKTL, from the coding sequence TTCACCTGCTTCCAGGCCGGCAGCGCGGAAGAAGGTTTGGACATAATCAACAGCCAGCAGTTGGACCTGGCGCTTCTGGACATCATGATGCCCGGGCGCTCCGGGATCGACCTGCTCAAAGACATCAAGCAGGTGACGCCGGACACCACGGTGCTGATGATCACCGCCATGAACGACATGGACACGGCCCTTTCCTGCATCCACAACGGGGCCGAGGACTACATCACCAAGCCCTTCAACCTGGACCGGGTGCTTTTGACCGTGAAGAACACGCTCGAAAAGCGGCGCCTTGTGATGGAGAACAAGGAGTACCAGGCCAACCTCGAGCTCAAGGTCCGCGAACAGACCGAGGTGATCAGGACCGTCATGGGCGAGATCAACCTCGCCTACGAGCACACGCTCGCGGCCCTGATCCGGGCGCTGGATGCGAGGGAGAAGGAAGTCGGCTCTCACTCCGAGCGGGTCATGGCCTACACCTGCCTGCTGGCCGAAAAGGCGGGGATCGGGGCGGAAGAGCGGATCATCATGGGCAAAGGCGCGCTTTTGCACGACATCGGCAAGATCGGGGTGTCCGACAACATCCTGTTGAAGCCGGGGAAGCTGGACGACGAGGAGTGGAAGGTGATGCGCCAGCACCCGAAGATCGGCTACGACATCCTGGCCGGGATCAAGTATTTCACCGACGCCGCCGAGCTGGTGCTGTTCCATCACGAGCGGTATGACGGCACCGGCTATCCCCACCGCGCCGCCGGCGAGGCCATCCCCATCAGCGCGCGCATCTTCTCGCTGGTGGACACCCTGGATGCCATGACCTCGGATCGCCCGTACCGGAAGGCGCTCAGCTTCCAGGCGGTGCTGGACGAAGTGGTGCGCTGCTCCGGCGAGCAGTTCGACCCGAAACTGGTGGACGTGTTCCTCTCCATCCCAAAGGAGGAGTGGGAAAAGGCGGCAGGGAAGACGCTGTAA
- a CDS encoding sigma-54-dependent transcriptional regulator has protein sequence MTAKLLILDDDHDILLMLKTIFTGEEYELLLESDSEGALKRIIADRPNVAIMDISLPQKSGIEVLKEAKKIDPGLAVIMATGYKTTQNAIEAMKHGAFDYVTKPFDMSKLKGAVKKALECNLLSRKVRYTKERPQAEEDLTEDLMIGSSPEMIEIWKMVGTVADSDATVLIQGESGTGKELLARAIYNNSRRKNRPFLAVNCAALPEALLESELFGHEKGAFTDAHSRRIGKFEQCNGGTIFLDEVGEMSPANQGKFLRVLENQEFERVGGNETIKVDVRVIAATNRSLLASVKEKSFRMDLFYRLRVVNFFLPPLRDRVEDIPLLVDLFVKKFAKKYGKNVKGVAPDTMALLMNHQFEGNIRELKNVINSAVVFCRGDILVPGDFESFLTAKAGFKEVDLEVVGDDYYEVFWSMLEPVFDGICAKNKGAIYESVNMGLEKALIHMAMEKSNNNQVFAAKLLGISRNTLRDRLERYRIGVGEPS, from the coding sequence ATGACAGCTAAACTGCTCATTCTGGATGACGATCACGACATCCTGCTCATGCTGAAGACTATCTTCACGGGCGAGGAATATGAACTGCTGCTGGAAAGCGACAGTGAAGGAGCATTGAAGCGCATCATCGCCGATCGTCCCAATGTGGCGATCATGGATATCAGCCTGCCCCAGAAGTCCGGTATCGAGGTACTGAAGGAGGCGAAGAAGATCGACCCGGGCCTGGCCGTGATCATGGCCACCGGCTACAAGACCACCCAAAACGCCATCGAAGCGATGAAGCACGGCGCCTTCGACTACGTCACCAAGCCCTTTGATATGAGCAAGCTGAAAGGGGCGGTGAAGAAGGCGCTGGAATGCAACCTCCTGAGCCGCAAGGTGCGCTACACCAAGGAGCGCCCCCAGGCCGAGGAGGATCTCACCGAGGACCTGATGATCGGTTCCTCGCCCGAGATGATCGAGATCTGGAAGATGGTGGGCACCGTGGCCGATTCCGACGCCACCGTCCTGATCCAGGGCGAGTCGGGCACGGGCAAGGAACTGTTGGCCCGCGCCATCTACAACAACTCCCGCCGCAAGAACCGTCCTTTCCTCGCCGTGAACTGCGCGGCGCTCCCCGAGGCCTTGCTGGAATCCGAGTTGTTCGGCCATGAAAAGGGGGCCTTCACCGACGCCCATTCCCGTCGCATCGGTAAGTTCGAGCAATGCAACGGCGGCACCATCTTCCTCGACGAGGTCGGGGAGATGAGCCCCGCCAACCAGGGGAAGTTCCTGCGCGTCCTCGAAAACCAGGAGTTCGAGCGGGTAGGGGGGAACGAGACCATCAAGGTAGATGTCCGCGTTATCGCGGCCACCAACCGCTCGCTGCTGGCCTCCGTGAAAGAGAAGTCGTTCAGGATGGACCTCTTCTACCGTCTGCGCGTGGTGAACTTCTTCCTGCCGCCGCTAAGGGACCGGGTCGAGGACATCCCGTTGCTGGTCGACCTGTTCGTGAAGAAGTTCGCCAAGAAGTACGGGAAGAACGTGAAAGGGGTAGCCCCCGACACCATGGCGCTCCTGATGAACCACCAGTTCGAGGGGAACATCAGGGAGCTTAAGAACGTCATCAACTCCGCGGTTGTCTTCTGCCGCGGCGACATTCTCGTGCCGGGTGATTTCGAATCCTTCTTGACCGCCAAGGCCGGTTTCAAGGAAGTGGACCTCGAAGTTGTGGGCGACGACTATTACGAGGTGTTCTGGAGCATGCTCGAGCCGGTCTTCGACGGCATCTGCGCGAAGAACAAGGGTGCCATCTACGAGAGCGTCAACATGGGGCTTGAGAAGGCGCTGATCCACATGGCCATGGAGAAAAGCAACAACAACCAGGTCTTCGCGGCGAAGCTGCTGGGCATCAGCCGCAACACGCTGAGGGACCGCCTGGAGCGTTACCGGATCGGGGTCGGCGAGCCGTCGTAA